The Rhipicephalus microplus isolate Deutch F79 unplaced genomic scaffold, USDA_Rmic scaffold_213, whole genome shotgun sequence genome has a window encoding:
- the LOC119181511 gene encoding uncharacterized protein LOC119181511: MPQSIVHDPLLLTRLKWSKIVDVLCLEVLGKTRRDPLSMRGLLDIDAIDSGVFRTYFRFEKDDVPRLQRALCIPDKVTTPQRVSVPGDEALCITLRRLAYLNRLRDLEHLFTRHSSTISSLTNEVLRHIEDNFFHLLDDVNNHTWLNMDTLEEFSQAVHAKGAPLTNCWAFIDGTARPICRPTRNQKVYFSGHKRVHALKYQAIMCPNGIICQLDGSYPGSKHDSGE, from the exons ATGCCCCAGAGCATAGTGCATGACCCCCTGCTCCTGACTCGGTTGAAATGGTCCAAAATAGTCGACGTCTTGTGCTTAGAAGTTCTGGGAAAGACACGGCGTGACCCACTCTCCATGCGAGGTCTTTTGGACATTGATGCGATCGACAGTGGCGTGTTCAGAACGTACTTTCGGTTTGAAAAGGACGATGTACCCAGGCTACAGAGAGCCTTGTGTATACCTGACAAGGTAACAACTCCGCAGAGGGTGTCAGTTCCCGGCGACGAGGCCCTTTGCATCACGCTAAGAAGACTAGCCTACCTAAACCGGCTGCGCGATCTGGAACACCTTTTCACCCGACACAGCTCGACCATATCGTCATTGACGAACGAAGTGCTCAGGCACATCGAGGACAACTTCTTCCACCTTCTGGACGACGTTAATAACCACACGTGGCTGAACATGGACACCCTGGAAGAGTTCTCACAG GCCGTTCACGCGAAAGGTGCCCCGCTGACAAATTGCTGGGCCTTCATCGATGGCACGGCGCGGCCAATATGCCGACCAACAAGGAACCAGAAAGTGTACTTCAGCGGCCACAAGAGAGTCCACGCCCTGAAGTACCAAGCTATAATGTGCCCAAATGGCATAATCTGCCAGTTGGACGGATCATACCCCGGCAGCAAACACGATTCAGGCGAGTAA